A genomic stretch from Carassius auratus strain Wakin chromosome 35, ASM336829v1, whole genome shotgun sequence includes:
- the LOC113054119 gene encoding V-type proton ATPase 116 kDa subunit a-like isoform X1, which yields MGSGFRSEEMCLAQLFLQSGSAYDCISELGEMGLVEFRDLNPSVSSFQRRFVSEIKRCEEMERILGYLLREIKKANLAVPEAEIPPAAPAPKNVLEIMEQLQRLELELSEVARNKEKLQRNQLELTEYTHMLRITHTFMHSRSRHEALGPQYEEFPSLETESVSGCTSMQRLGAKLGFISGLIQRVKVEAFERMLWRVCKGYTILSYAEVDESLADPDTGEISKNVVFLISFWGDQIGQKVQKICDCYHCHLYPHPETDEERADVMDSLRTRIHDLQNVLHRTEDYLKQVLHKVSESAHSWVLQVKKMKAIYHILNLCSFDVTNKCLIAEVWCPVSDLVNLRRALEEGSRKGDATVPSFVNRIPSSDTPPTLLRSNKFTSGFQSIVEAYGVGDYREASPAPYTIITFPFLFAVMFGDLGHGSVMTLFALWMVLTEKDHKRRRPGNEIWTTFFDGRYIILMMGLFSIYTGLIYNDCFSKSINIFGSAWSVKAMFTQQEWTNETLQTNALLTLDPNVSGVFSGPYPLGIDPIWNMAVNRLTFLNSYKMKMSVIIGVIHMSFGVVLSVFNHLHFRQKFKIYLLFLPELLFLLCLFGYLVFMIVYKWLAFSVRDSQLAPSILIHFINMFLMQESATAPLYPGQMALQVFLVVVALLSVPVLLFGKPLYLHWLHHGGKSLGVHRGYERVRRVSEEDLSPSVVHDEEEGLGDSGGPQEVKVDRSRIQSPLKHKVLSCINVTNSMFVHWQFHFGDVFLHQAIHTIEYCLGCISNTASYLRLWALSLAHAQLSEVLWAMVMRLGLRVSSRLGVLFLVPVFSVFALLTISILLVMEGLSAFLHALRLHWVEFQNKFYSGTGVKFAPFDFSMLPSVFEQDGLL from the exons atGGGCTCGGGCTTTCGGAGCGAGGAGATGTGTCTGGCGCAGCTGTTCCTGCAGTCCGGCTCTGCGTACGACTGCATCAGCGAACTCGGAGAAATGGGGCTGGTCGAGTTTCGAGAT CTCAACCCCAGCGTGAGCTCCTTCCAGCGCCGCTTCGTCAGTGAGATCAAGAGATGTGAAGAGATGGAGAGGATTCTGG GGTATCTGCTGAGGGAAATCAAGAAGGCTAATCTTGCAGTGCCAGAGGCTGAAATCCCTCCTGCTGCTCCTGCACCCAAAAATGTCTTGGAGATCATG GAGCAGCTGCagaggctggagctggagctcagCGAGGTGGCCAGGAATAAAGAGAAGCTCCAGAGGAACCAGCTGGAACTGACGGAGTACACACACATGCTGAGAATCACACACACGTTCATGCACAGCCGCTCCAGG CATGAAGCCCTGGGCCCTCAGTATGAAGAGTTCCCGTCTCTGGAGACTGAATCAGTGTCAGGCTGCACCAGCATGCAGCGACTGGGCGCCAAACTCGG GTTTATCTCGGGGTTGATTCAGCGGGTGAAGGTGGAGGCGTTTGAGCGCATGCTCTGGCGGGTCTGTAAAGGATACACCATCCTCAGCTACGCAGAAGTGGATGAGAGCCTGGCTGATCCTGACACG GGGGAGATCAGTAAGAATGTAGTGTTCCTCATCTCCTTTTGGGGTGACCAGATTGGACAGAAGGTTCAGAAGATTTGTGACTG TTACCACTGCCATCTCTACCCCCATCCTGAAACAGATGAGGAAAGGGCCGATGTGATGGACAGCTTGAGGACACGCATCCATGACTTACAAAAC GTTTTGCACCGCACTGAGGATTACTTGAAGCAGGTCTTGCATAAGGTGTCTGAGTCGGCGCACTCATGGGTGCTGCAAGTGAAGAAGATGAAAGCCATCTATCACATCCTTAACCTCTGCAGCTTCGACGTCACCAACAAGTGTCTCATCGCTGAAGTGTGGTGTCCGGTCAGTGACCTGGTGAACCTGAGACGGGCTTTGGAGGAGGGCTCA AGAAAAGGTGATGCCACCGTCCCTTCCTTCGTGAACCGTATCCCAAGCAGTGACACTCCTCCGACACTTTTGAGGAGCAACAAGTTTACCTCAGGCTTCCAGAGTATAGTGGAAGCGTATGGAGTGGGCGACTACAGGGAGGCCAGCCCGG CTCCTTATACCATTATCACCTTTCCCTTCCTGTTTGCGGTGATGTTTGGAGATCTTGGTCATGGTTCAGTCATGACGCTTTTTGCTTTGTGGATGGTGTTGACTGAGAAGGACCACAAGCGGAGACGACCAGGAAATGAG ATCTGGACGACCTTTTTTGATGGGCGGTACATCATACTGATGATGGGATTATTCTCCATATACACTGGACTCATTTATAATGACTGTTTCTCCAAATCTATCAACATCTTTGGCTCGGCCTGGAGCGTCAAGGCCATGTTCACACAGCAGGAGTGGAC AAATGAAACTCTACAGACAAATGCTTTACTCACCTTGGATCCCAACGTTTCCGGTGTTTTCTCTGGACCTTATCCACTGGGCATTGATCCA ATTTGGAACATGGCCGTGAACCGCCTGACTTTCCTCAACTCCTACAAGATGAAGATGTCTGTGATCATCGGAGTCATCCACATGAGCTTTGGGGTGGTGCTCAGCGTCTTCAACCACTT GCACTTCCGACAGAAGTTTAAGATCTATCTTCTCTTTCTTCCTGAGCTGCTCTTTCTACTTTGTCTCTTTGGGTATTTGGTCTTTATGATCGTTTACAAGTGGCTGGCGTTCTCAGTGCGAGATTCACAGCTGGCTCCCAGCATTCTCATCCACTTTATCAACATGTTCCTAATGCAGGAGAGCGCCACTGCACCACTGTACCCtggccag ATGGCACTGCAGGTGTTTCTCGTGGTGGTGGCTCTGCTGTCGGTGCCAGTGCTGTTATTCGGGAAACCTCTGTACCTCCACTGGCTGCATCATGGCGGGAAGAGTCTGGGGGTCCACAGG GGCTATGAGAGAGTTCGGCGTGTGAGTGAAGAAGATCTGTCACCGTCTGTAGTTCATGATGAAGAGGAAGGACTAGGCGACTCAGGAGGGCCACAAGAGGTTAAAGTTGACCGATCTCGCATTCAGTCACCATTAAAACACAAAGTCTTGTCTTGTATAAATGTCACTAACAGCATGTTTGTTCATTGGCAGTTTCATTTCGGAGATGTATTCCTGCATCAAGCAATTCACACTATAGAGTACTGCTTGGGGTGCATTTCCAACACGGCCTCCTATCTGCGTCTCTGGGCCCTGAGTCTCGCCCACGCCC agctgtCAGAGGTGCTGTGGGCGATGGTGATGCGTCTGGGTCTGAGGGTGAGCTCCAGACTGGGCGTGCTTTTCCTCGTGCCTGTGTTCAGTGTCTTTGCTCTGCTCACTATCTCCATTCTCCTGGTCATGGAGGGTCTGTCCGCTTTCCTCCACGCACTGCGTCTTCACTG GGTGGAATTTCAGAACAAATTCTACAGTGGAACCGGAGTCAAATTTGCCCCCTTTGACTTCTCCATGCTGCCCTCTGTCTTTGAGCAAGATGGGTTACTCTGA
- the LOC113054119 gene encoding V-type proton ATPase 116 kDa subunit a-like isoform X2, whose translation MGSGFRSEEMCLAQLFLQSGSAYDCISELGEMGLVEFRDLNPSVSSFQRRFVSEIKRCEEMERILGYLLREIKKANLAVPEAEIPPAAPAPKNVLEIMEQLQRLELELSEVARNKEKLQRNQLELTEYTHMLRITHTFMHSRSRHEALGPQYEEFPSLETESVSGCTSMQRLGAKLGFISGLIQRVKVEAFERMLWRVCKGYTILSYAEVDESLADPDTGEISKNVVFLISFWGDQIGQKVQKICDCYHCHLYPHPETDEERADVMDSLRTRIHDLQNVLHRTEDYLKQVLHKVSESAHSWVLQVKKMKAIYHILNLCSFDVTNKCLIAEVWCPVSDLVNLRRALEEGSRKGDATVPSFVNRIPSSDTPPTLLRSNKFTSGFQSIVEAYGVGDYREASPAPYTIITFPFLFAVMFGDLGHGSVMTLFALWMVLTEKDHKRRRPGNEIWTTFFDGRYIILMMGLFSIYTGLIYNDCFSKSINIFGSAWSVKAMFTQQEWTNETLQTNALLTLDPNVSGVFSGPYPLGIDPIWNMAVNRLTFLNSYKMKMSVIIGVIHMSFGVVLSVFNHLHFRQKFKIYLLFLPELLFLLCLFGYLVFMIVYKWLAFSVRDSQLAPSILIHFINMFLMQESATAPLYPGQMALQVFLVVVALLSVPVLLFGKPLYLHWLHHGGKSLGVHRVCLCSCGYERVRRVSEEDLSPSVVHDEEEGLGDSGGPQEFHFGDVFLHQAIHTIEYCLGCISNTASYLRLWALSLAHAQLSEVLWAMVMRLGLRVSSRLGVLFLVPVFSVFALLTISILLVMEGLSAFLHALRLHWVEFQNKFYSGTGVKFAPFDFSMLPSVFEQDGLL comes from the exons atGGGCTCGGGCTTTCGGAGCGAGGAGATGTGTCTGGCGCAGCTGTTCCTGCAGTCCGGCTCTGCGTACGACTGCATCAGCGAACTCGGAGAAATGGGGCTGGTCGAGTTTCGAGAT CTCAACCCCAGCGTGAGCTCCTTCCAGCGCCGCTTCGTCAGTGAGATCAAGAGATGTGAAGAGATGGAGAGGATTCTGG GGTATCTGCTGAGGGAAATCAAGAAGGCTAATCTTGCAGTGCCAGAGGCTGAAATCCCTCCTGCTGCTCCTGCACCCAAAAATGTCTTGGAGATCATG GAGCAGCTGCagaggctggagctggagctcagCGAGGTGGCCAGGAATAAAGAGAAGCTCCAGAGGAACCAGCTGGAACTGACGGAGTACACACACATGCTGAGAATCACACACACGTTCATGCACAGCCGCTCCAGG CATGAAGCCCTGGGCCCTCAGTATGAAGAGTTCCCGTCTCTGGAGACTGAATCAGTGTCAGGCTGCACCAGCATGCAGCGACTGGGCGCCAAACTCGG GTTTATCTCGGGGTTGATTCAGCGGGTGAAGGTGGAGGCGTTTGAGCGCATGCTCTGGCGGGTCTGTAAAGGATACACCATCCTCAGCTACGCAGAAGTGGATGAGAGCCTGGCTGATCCTGACACG GGGGAGATCAGTAAGAATGTAGTGTTCCTCATCTCCTTTTGGGGTGACCAGATTGGACAGAAGGTTCAGAAGATTTGTGACTG TTACCACTGCCATCTCTACCCCCATCCTGAAACAGATGAGGAAAGGGCCGATGTGATGGACAGCTTGAGGACACGCATCCATGACTTACAAAAC GTTTTGCACCGCACTGAGGATTACTTGAAGCAGGTCTTGCATAAGGTGTCTGAGTCGGCGCACTCATGGGTGCTGCAAGTGAAGAAGATGAAAGCCATCTATCACATCCTTAACCTCTGCAGCTTCGACGTCACCAACAAGTGTCTCATCGCTGAAGTGTGGTGTCCGGTCAGTGACCTGGTGAACCTGAGACGGGCTTTGGAGGAGGGCTCA AGAAAAGGTGATGCCACCGTCCCTTCCTTCGTGAACCGTATCCCAAGCAGTGACACTCCTCCGACACTTTTGAGGAGCAACAAGTTTACCTCAGGCTTCCAGAGTATAGTGGAAGCGTATGGAGTGGGCGACTACAGGGAGGCCAGCCCGG CTCCTTATACCATTATCACCTTTCCCTTCCTGTTTGCGGTGATGTTTGGAGATCTTGGTCATGGTTCAGTCATGACGCTTTTTGCTTTGTGGATGGTGTTGACTGAGAAGGACCACAAGCGGAGACGACCAGGAAATGAG ATCTGGACGACCTTTTTTGATGGGCGGTACATCATACTGATGATGGGATTATTCTCCATATACACTGGACTCATTTATAATGACTGTTTCTCCAAATCTATCAACATCTTTGGCTCGGCCTGGAGCGTCAAGGCCATGTTCACACAGCAGGAGTGGAC AAATGAAACTCTACAGACAAATGCTTTACTCACCTTGGATCCCAACGTTTCCGGTGTTTTCTCTGGACCTTATCCACTGGGCATTGATCCA ATTTGGAACATGGCCGTGAACCGCCTGACTTTCCTCAACTCCTACAAGATGAAGATGTCTGTGATCATCGGAGTCATCCACATGAGCTTTGGGGTGGTGCTCAGCGTCTTCAACCACTT GCACTTCCGACAGAAGTTTAAGATCTATCTTCTCTTTCTTCCTGAGCTGCTCTTTCTACTTTGTCTCTTTGGGTATTTGGTCTTTATGATCGTTTACAAGTGGCTGGCGTTCTCAGTGCGAGATTCACAGCTGGCTCCCAGCATTCTCATCCACTTTATCAACATGTTCCTAATGCAGGAGAGCGCCACTGCACCACTGTACCCtggccag ATGGCACTGCAGGTGTTTCTCGTGGTGGTGGCTCTGCTGTCGGTGCCAGTGCTGTTATTCGGGAAACCTCTGTACCTCCACTGGCTGCATCATGGCGGGAAGAGTCTGGGGGTCCACAGGGTGTGTCTGTGttcttgt GGCTATGAGAGAGTTCGGCGTGTGAGTGAAGAAGATCTGTCACCGTCTGTAGTTCATGATGAAGAGGAAGGACTAGGCGACTCAGGAGGGCCACAAGAG TTTCATTTCGGAGATGTATTCCTGCATCAAGCAATTCACACTATAGAGTACTGCTTGGGGTGCATTTCCAACACGGCCTCCTATCTGCGTCTCTGGGCCCTGAGTCTCGCCCACGCCC agctgtCAGAGGTGCTGTGGGCGATGGTGATGCGTCTGGGTCTGAGGGTGAGCTCCAGACTGGGCGTGCTTTTCCTCGTGCCTGTGTTCAGTGTCTTTGCTCTGCTCACTATCTCCATTCTCCTGGTCATGGAGGGTCTGTCCGCTTTCCTCCACGCACTGCGTCTTCACTG GGTGGAATTTCAGAACAAATTCTACAGTGGAACCGGAGTCAAATTTGCCCCCTTTGACTTCTCCATGCTGCCCTCTGTCTTTGAGCAAGATGGGTTACTCTGA
- the LOC113054140 gene encoding NF-kappa-B inhibitor-like protein 1 yields the protein MVKRKQRRVLRYVEEGSLMKLKSFLRKHKDLELNFTQGKKHRSPLHIACSHGDDAVLRLLLKHGADPLQTDRNGETPLHLAAKRALKHGKGAYDDLVVPLRTNCPEAMDISNKAGVTPHDLLQWMKPEQGKVKNESCVDPEQQWREKLLGECQDEFSETFGQYDDDFLWDDKDEVDFGDWADQIRREYFAKKRAKEQREASSSGQKRSKRREETEEDERSRRELRARLEREHEEYLQRAARKEEETRQGRKRRYEERCAATFQSSSSKAPEGLLGYDDIPWPAPRGSLEEMVGVMLHGADRSDTTVFRKLLRRQQALWHPDKFFQRCGGRLLESDRQKILDTVTGLSQELNRLAQNLR from the exons ATGgtgaaaagaaaacagagaagAGTTTTGCGGTATGTGGAAGAAGGGAGCCTGATGAAGCTGAAGTCTTTTCTTCGTAAACACAAGGATCTGGAGCTGAACTTCACGCAGGGGAAGAAGCACAGAAGCCCTCTACACATCGCCTGTTCACACGGGGATGATGCAGTTCTCAGACTGCTGCTGAAACATGGAGCAGACCCCCTTCAAACCGATAGAAATGGAGAAACACCGCTACATCTGGCCGCAAAAAGAGCCCTCAAACATGGCAAAGGAG CTTATGATGATCTGGTGGTGCCATTACGAACAAACTGTCCAGAAGCCATGGATATTTCCAATAAAGCAGGAGTGACTCCTCATGACCTGCTCCAGTGGATGAAGCCCGAGCAG GGGAAGGTCAAAAATGAGTCCTGTGTTGATCCAGAGCAACAATGGAGAGAGAAGCTGTTAGGAGAATGCCAGGATGAGTTTTCTGAGACATTCGGACAGTATGATG ATGACTTTTTATGGGATGATAAAGACGAGGTAGACTTCGGAGACTGGGCGGATCAGATCAGACGGGAATATTTTGCCAAGAAACGGGCCAAAGAACAGAGGGAAGCAAGTTCTTCGGGTCAGAAGAGGTCAAAGCGGCGAGAGGAGACGGAGGAGGATGAGAGGAGTCGCAGGGAGCTGAGAGCCAGGCTGGAGCGGGAGCATGAGGAGTACCTGCAGCGTGCAGCTCGTAAGGAGGAGGAGACGCGGCAGGGGAGGAAGAGGCGCTACGAGGAGCGCTGTGCTGCCACATTTCAAAGCTCCTCCAGCAAAGCTCCTGAAGGACTGCTGGGATACGACGACATCCCGTGGCCCGCTCCTCGCGGCTCGCTGGAGGAAATGGTGGGTGTTATGTTGCACGGTGCTGATCGATCTGATACGACTGTTTTCCGGAAGCTGCTTCGTCGCCAGCAGGCGCTCTGGCACCCAGACAAGTTTTTCCAGCGCTGTGGAGGCCGTCTGCTGGAGTCTGATAGACAGAAGATCCTGGACACCGTCACTGGCCTCTCACAGGAGCTCAACAGACTCGCACAAAACCTCCGATGA
- the LOC113054149 gene encoding fish-egg lectin-like, with the protein MEVYQSVLLLFCCQFLHTLALDCTVMDGNLKQIDAGSGSVVGVNNNNEIFVLIDNVFTKISGSLKHFSVGPAGQLGVNTANNIFRFQSGGFVKLPGLLKQVDAGGDQIIAGVNMYDDIFCLNMDANNKWPSSTTPWINIGGKLKYYSCGPYSCWGVNSNDQIFILKDVSSSVCSGSGSFVNIPGLLSMIEVATDGSVYGVNSQGSLFQRIGVTRSNPSGTDWISVLACPYGHKHVSFDLGVLWVVCVDGSIRKCTL; encoded by the exons ATGGAGGTTTATCAGAGCGTCCTGCTACTCTTCTGCTGCCAGTTCCTTCACACACtgg CTTTAGACTGTACTGTGATGGATGGTAACCTGAAGCAGATAGACGCTGGGTCTGGCTCAGTGGTTGGCGTGAACAATAATAATGAGATATTCGTCCTGATTGATAACGTCTTCACAAAGATCAGTGGATCTCTAAAGCACTTCAGTGTTGGTCCTGCTGGTCAGCTGGGGGTTAATACTGCAAACAACATCTTTAGGTTTCAGAGTGGCGGTTTTGTTAAGCTTCCAG GGCTTCTCAAGCAGGTGGATGCTGGAGGTGATCAGATCATTGCAGGTGTCAATATGTATGATgacattttctgtttaaatatggATGCTAACAACAAATGGCCATCCAGCACCACTCCTTGGATTAATATTGGTGGAAAGCTGAAGTACTACAGCTGTGGTCCATACAGCTGTTGGGGAGTGAACAGCAATGACCAAATCTTCATCCTGAAG GATGTGTCGTCTAGTGTCTGTTCAGGGTCCGGCAGCTTTGTGAATATTCCTGGACTTCTGTCCATGATTGAAGTAGCAACTGATGGCAGTGTCTATGGTGTGAACTCTCAAGGGAGCTTATTCCAACG AATTGGCGTCACTCGCTCCAACCCTTCTGGCACAGACTGGATCTCAGTGCTTGCCTGTCCCTATGGCCACAAGCATGTGAGCTTTGACCTGGGAGTGCTGTGGGTGGTGTGTGTTGACGGCTCCATCCGTAAATGTACTTTATAA
- the LOC113054119 gene encoding V-type proton ATPase 116 kDa subunit a-like isoform X3 gives MGSGFRSEEMCLAQLFLQSGSAYDCISELGEMGLVEFRDLNPSVSSFQRRFVSEIKRCEEMERILGYLLREIKKANLAVPEAEIPPAAPAPKNVLEIMEQLQRLELELSEVARNKEKLQRNQLELTEYTHMLRITHTFMHSRSRHEALGPQYEEFPSLETESVSGCTSMQRLGAKLGFISGLIQRVKVEAFERMLWRVCKGYTILSYAEVDESLADPDTGEISKNVVFLISFWGDQIGQKVQKICDCYHCHLYPHPETDEERADVMDSLRTRIHDLQNVLHRTEDYLKQVLHKVSESAHSWVLQVKKMKAIYHILNLCSFDVTNKCLIAEVWCPVSDLVNLRRALEEGSRKGDATVPSFVNRIPSSDTPPTLLRSNKFTSGFQSIVEAYGVGDYREASPAPYTIITFPFLFAVMFGDLGHGSVMTLFALWMVLTEKDHKRRRPGNEIWTTFFDGRYIILMMGLFSIYTGLIYNDCFSKSINIFGSAWSVKAMFTQQEWTNETLQTNALLTLDPNVSGVFSGPYPLGIDPIWNMAVNRLTFLNSYKMKMSVIIGVIHMSFGVVLSVFNHLHFRQKFKIYLLFLPELLFLLCLFGYLVFMIVYKWLAFSVRDSQLAPSILIHFINMFLMQESATAPLYPGQMALQVFLVVVALLSVPVLLFGKPLYLHWLHHGGKSLGVHRGYERVRRVSEEDLSPSVVHDEEEGLGDSGGPQEFHFGDVFLHQAIHTIEYCLGCISNTASYLRLWALSLAHAQLSEVLWAMVMRLGLRVSSRLGVLFLVPVFSVFALLTISILLVMEGLSAFLHALRLHWVEFQNKFYSGTGVKFAPFDFSMLPSVFEQDGLL, from the exons atGGGCTCGGGCTTTCGGAGCGAGGAGATGTGTCTGGCGCAGCTGTTCCTGCAGTCCGGCTCTGCGTACGACTGCATCAGCGAACTCGGAGAAATGGGGCTGGTCGAGTTTCGAGAT CTCAACCCCAGCGTGAGCTCCTTCCAGCGCCGCTTCGTCAGTGAGATCAAGAGATGTGAAGAGATGGAGAGGATTCTGG GGTATCTGCTGAGGGAAATCAAGAAGGCTAATCTTGCAGTGCCAGAGGCTGAAATCCCTCCTGCTGCTCCTGCACCCAAAAATGTCTTGGAGATCATG GAGCAGCTGCagaggctggagctggagctcagCGAGGTGGCCAGGAATAAAGAGAAGCTCCAGAGGAACCAGCTGGAACTGACGGAGTACACACACATGCTGAGAATCACACACACGTTCATGCACAGCCGCTCCAGG CATGAAGCCCTGGGCCCTCAGTATGAAGAGTTCCCGTCTCTGGAGACTGAATCAGTGTCAGGCTGCACCAGCATGCAGCGACTGGGCGCCAAACTCGG GTTTATCTCGGGGTTGATTCAGCGGGTGAAGGTGGAGGCGTTTGAGCGCATGCTCTGGCGGGTCTGTAAAGGATACACCATCCTCAGCTACGCAGAAGTGGATGAGAGCCTGGCTGATCCTGACACG GGGGAGATCAGTAAGAATGTAGTGTTCCTCATCTCCTTTTGGGGTGACCAGATTGGACAGAAGGTTCAGAAGATTTGTGACTG TTACCACTGCCATCTCTACCCCCATCCTGAAACAGATGAGGAAAGGGCCGATGTGATGGACAGCTTGAGGACACGCATCCATGACTTACAAAAC GTTTTGCACCGCACTGAGGATTACTTGAAGCAGGTCTTGCATAAGGTGTCTGAGTCGGCGCACTCATGGGTGCTGCAAGTGAAGAAGATGAAAGCCATCTATCACATCCTTAACCTCTGCAGCTTCGACGTCACCAACAAGTGTCTCATCGCTGAAGTGTGGTGTCCGGTCAGTGACCTGGTGAACCTGAGACGGGCTTTGGAGGAGGGCTCA AGAAAAGGTGATGCCACCGTCCCTTCCTTCGTGAACCGTATCCCAAGCAGTGACACTCCTCCGACACTTTTGAGGAGCAACAAGTTTACCTCAGGCTTCCAGAGTATAGTGGAAGCGTATGGAGTGGGCGACTACAGGGAGGCCAGCCCGG CTCCTTATACCATTATCACCTTTCCCTTCCTGTTTGCGGTGATGTTTGGAGATCTTGGTCATGGTTCAGTCATGACGCTTTTTGCTTTGTGGATGGTGTTGACTGAGAAGGACCACAAGCGGAGACGACCAGGAAATGAG ATCTGGACGACCTTTTTTGATGGGCGGTACATCATACTGATGATGGGATTATTCTCCATATACACTGGACTCATTTATAATGACTGTTTCTCCAAATCTATCAACATCTTTGGCTCGGCCTGGAGCGTCAAGGCCATGTTCACACAGCAGGAGTGGAC AAATGAAACTCTACAGACAAATGCTTTACTCACCTTGGATCCCAACGTTTCCGGTGTTTTCTCTGGACCTTATCCACTGGGCATTGATCCA ATTTGGAACATGGCCGTGAACCGCCTGACTTTCCTCAACTCCTACAAGATGAAGATGTCTGTGATCATCGGAGTCATCCACATGAGCTTTGGGGTGGTGCTCAGCGTCTTCAACCACTT GCACTTCCGACAGAAGTTTAAGATCTATCTTCTCTTTCTTCCTGAGCTGCTCTTTCTACTTTGTCTCTTTGGGTATTTGGTCTTTATGATCGTTTACAAGTGGCTGGCGTTCTCAGTGCGAGATTCACAGCTGGCTCCCAGCATTCTCATCCACTTTATCAACATGTTCCTAATGCAGGAGAGCGCCACTGCACCACTGTACCCtggccag ATGGCACTGCAGGTGTTTCTCGTGGTGGTGGCTCTGCTGTCGGTGCCAGTGCTGTTATTCGGGAAACCTCTGTACCTCCACTGGCTGCATCATGGCGGGAAGAGTCTGGGGGTCCACAGG GGCTATGAGAGAGTTCGGCGTGTGAGTGAAGAAGATCTGTCACCGTCTGTAGTTCATGATGAAGAGGAAGGACTAGGCGACTCAGGAGGGCCACAAGAG TTTCATTTCGGAGATGTATTCCTGCATCAAGCAATTCACACTATAGAGTACTGCTTGGGGTGCATTTCCAACACGGCCTCCTATCTGCGTCTCTGGGCCCTGAGTCTCGCCCACGCCC agctgtCAGAGGTGCTGTGGGCGATGGTGATGCGTCTGGGTCTGAGGGTGAGCTCCAGACTGGGCGTGCTTTTCCTCGTGCCTGTGTTCAGTGTCTTTGCTCTGCTCACTATCTCCATTCTCCTGGTCATGGAGGGTCTGTCCGCTTTCCTCCACGCACTGCGTCTTCACTG GGTGGAATTTCAGAACAAATTCTACAGTGGAACCGGAGTCAAATTTGCCCCCTTTGACTTCTCCATGCTGCCCTCTGTCTTTGAGCAAGATGGGTTACTCTGA